Genomic segment of Mercurialis annua linkage group LG6, ddMerAnnu1.2, whole genome shotgun sequence:
GAAGGTCAACCTTAAAAAAAGGAGGTGCTCGTGCGGAAAGTTTCAACACCGTAAATTGCCCTGCTCCCATGCCATGGCAGTCATTCACGATCAAAAGTTGAACCCTTCATCGGGTGGCGCTATAGAACCGAGAATGCCATTCAAGTCTGGAATACTCCGTTTAAACAGTTACCTGGCGGCAAGATGTGGATTGCTTCTCGGTAGATACCTTTCATCCCAGATGTTAACAGGATAAGAGCGAAGGGGCGACCGGTAAACAGACGGATCAGGAATGACATGGACCAGACCTATAGGGAGGACAGTAGCCCTAACTTTTGTAGTAGATGTAGTATTGCCGGTCACACTGCTCAAACTTGTACCAATTACAGAGATATGTGATacgtaattttcaattttcttgtACTAGAATGATGTTAGAAGAAACAAttgatgttattttaattaatactaaatgatgttattttaattgttggaGCGTGTTTTTTAATATTCAGGTATGAGTTCCGCAAGACGTCGAAATCCATCAACAATTCAAATTGTCCAAAAATATGAGGATATCTATTGTGAAGTTTGGTATGGACAAAAAAGACCATTTGAAAACACCCCAATCCGTCCTTGCATGGAAAAGACACAAGCCAGGCATATATTTGTCGGTCGACACTCAAAAAACTTGGCTGATTTTGGAAATGCGGTTGTGTCTCCTGAGCCCGAATGGGGGAGGTTGTGGGAAGTGAGATGCGAGATGGAGGCGTACTGTGATTTTCACTGCATACCTGTACCAAGAGCGATGTCCGCAACAATTGCAAGAAACACGGAATCGTCGGTACAATTTCTGATGGAACGCCTGGAGATTGAAACTCATGTGATGGGTCTACGACTAAGGGCAATTCACCAAGATACTCCTGATTGGTGCGACATGTTTGTTGACATCAGAAACCCTACGTCATGGAATACTATGGAGTTGCAGGATTACGACCAAGACGATTCCGATGATTTTGTGAAATATCTCCCGTGGACTTTGTCAAGATGTTGTGCCCAATGTTTTAATTACgttatttaaatcaaactttttatgtaatttataaatGGTTTTATAATTTGTGAACTCCCATATAATTTGTAAACTcccatatataatttatattgtaTTTTGATGTTGGTAATTATGTAGTTGTTATTATTCGTATATTATTTGGCATCATTTGAATATTATTTCGGTGTGTTAGTTATATAGTTGTgcataatttgaatattatttaaattatatttcagTGTTGATAATTAAATAGTTTTGCAGGCATGGCTGACCCTGCCGCGCACGACTACTTCCGTCCTGGACCAGTTCAGGGGGTCCTACTACAGAGCCAGTCTAATCACAGGTCTCAGACTGTTTGGGAGCATCCGGTAagcaatgtttttttttttgacatttttatgttttatcacAAATGTTTTGGCAAAACTAATTTTTGGAAACATGTTTAATTTCAGGGCACTTCCAAAAATTAGTTTTGTCAAAACATTTgtgataaaacataaaaaatgtcaaaaaaaaacatTGCTTACCGGATGCTCCCAAACAGTCTGAGACCTGTGATTAGACTGGCTCTGTAGTAGGACCCCCTGAACTGGTCCAGGACGGAAGTAGTCGTGCGCGGCAGGGTCAGCCATACCTGCAAAACTATTTAATTATCAacactaaaatataatttaaataatattcaaattatgcACAACTATATAACTAACACACCGAAATAATATTCAAATGATGCCAAATAATATACGAACAATAACAACTACATAATTACCAACATCAAAAtacaatataaattatatatgggAGTTTACAAATTATATGGGAGTTcacaaattataaaacaatttataaattacataaaaagtttgatttaaataacGTAATTAAAACATTGGGCACAGCATCTTGGCAAAGTCCACGGGAGATATTTCACAAAATCATCGGAATCGTCTTGGTCGTAATCCTGCAACTCCATAGTATTCCATGACGTAGGGTTTCTGATGTCAACAAACATGTCGCACCAATCAGGAGTATCTTGGTGAATTGCCCTTAGTCGTAGACCCATCACATGAGTTTCAATCTCCAGGCGTTCCATCAGAAATTGTACCGACGATTCCGTTTTGCAATTGTTGCGGACATCGCTCTTGTTACAGGTATGCAGTGAAAATCACAGTACGCCTCCATCTCGCATCTCACTTCCCACAACCTCCCCCATTCGGGCTCAGGAGACACAACCGCATTTCCAAAATCAGCCAAGTTTTTTGAGTGTCGACCGACAAATATATGCCCGGCTTGTGTCTTTTCCATGCAAGGACGGATTGGGGTGTTTTCAAATGGTCTTTTTTGTCCATACCAAACTTCACAATAGATATCCTCATATTTTTGGACAATTTGAATTGTTGATGGATTTCGACGTCTTGCGGAACTCAtacctgaaaattaaaaaacacgctccaacaattaaaataacatcatttagtattaattaaaataacatcaaTTTTTTCTTCTAACATCATTCTAGTacaagaaaattgaaaattacgtATCACATATCTCTGTAATTGGTACAAGTTTAAGCAGTGTGACCGGCAATACTACATCTACTACAAAAGTTAGGGCTATTGTCCTCCCTATAGGTCTGGTCCATGTCATTCCTGATCCGTCTGTTTACCGGTCGCCCCTTCGCTCTTATCCTGTTAACATCTGGGATGAAAGGTATCTCCCGAGAAGCAATCCACATCTTGCCGTCAGGTAACTGTTTAAACGGAGTATTCCAGACTTGAATGGCATTCTCGGTTCTATAGCGCCACCCGATGAAGTCGTGGGGTTCAACTTCTGATCGTGAATGACTGCCATGGCATGGGAGCAGGGTAATTTACGGTGTTGAAACTTTCCGCACGAGCACCTCCTTTTTTTAAGGTTGACCTTCTGAATATTTCCTCCCTTATTCCGCTGATTGTCCTTCTTGGTGGTCACCCTGCAAGTCATGCTGTCCGAGTTACATTTCTTGCAAGTATGGTAGCGGGCCTTTAGCGTTGCCTTTTTGATGTGCGCGATGCAGATCGGAGTAAACATGACGCCTTTGGCGATTAGGTCTTTATACATGTCCCAACGCCGGACAAACGTATCACTGAACTTGTCAAAGATAGCCTCTATCATTGCTGTGATAGGAAGGCCCCTTATATTCTTCAGCATCGCATTAACGGACTCGGCGTAGTTCGTTGTCATAATCCCGTTTCGTTGCCCTTTTTTGTCATGACACATAGTCCACTGCTCGGGTCTCAAATGTTCTGTGTTGGTCAAGTATGCATGCCCTGCTGCCGATCTCATCCTCATGCTCTCAATGCATGCGTCGTACTTCTTCTCTTGAAAGGCCCGACCTATACGTATGTATGATTGTAATTGTTAGTGGGAGATATTGtacattctttaaaaaaatcaggCTTTGATTAGTTTCACATATTACCCGCTTTCTCAGCCAAGTCCTTCAACTCCCTATTTCCGATTAAAGAGTGGAAATTGGCCATTAAATGCCTTATGCAGAAAAAGTGATCGACGTCGTCCCACTCCGGACGTTTCAAAACGGAAATTAATCCGGGAGCACGATCAGAAACGATGGCAACCTTGCGATTGCGTAAGACTTGATCTCGGAGATGACCCAGGAAATATTCAAAACTGGCAATGGATTCGGATTCCACGAGCGCAAAAGCCACCGGCATTATATGGTTGTTGCCATCTATCGCCGAAGCTATCCACATGTGCATCTTATATTTTCCGTATAAGTGGGTGCTGTCGATGAATAGAATTGGCTTGCA
This window contains:
- the LOC126685692 gene encoding uncharacterized protein LOC126685692, with the translated sequence MSSARRRNPSTIQIVQKYEDIYCEVWYGQKRPFENTPIRPCMEKTQARHIFVGRHSKNLADFGNAVVSPEPEWGRLWEVRCEMEAYCDFHCIPVPRAMSATIARNTESSVQFLMERLEIETHVMGLRLRAIHQDTPDWCDMFVDIRNPTSWNTMELQDYDQDDSDDFVKYLPWTLSRCCAQCFNYVI